The following coding sequences are from one Lolium rigidum isolate FL_2022 chromosome 6, APGP_CSIRO_Lrig_0.1, whole genome shotgun sequence window:
- the LOC124667514 gene encoding probable prefoldin subunit 2: MASTAGGDGKEPINEQVVANTYANMRTEMNQLYTKITELEMEVSEHSLVVGAIEPLDPTRRCYRMIGGVLVERTIKEVLPAVHRNKEGLEEVVSRMKEALEKKKKEITEFELKYKIRIPKGDGNAEEDVTMKEASAQGVLVGPAGGQ; the protein is encoded by the coding sequence ATGGCAAGCACAGCAGGTGGAGACGGCAAAGAACCCATAAATGAGCAAGTAGTCGCAAACACCTATGCGAACATGCGCACCGAAATGAACCAGCTCTACACCAAGATCACGGAGCTGGAGATGGAAGTGAGTGAGCACTCTCTTGTGGTTGGTGCAATCGAGCCTCTGGACCCCACGAGGCGTTGCTACAGAATGATCGGTGGAGTCTTGGTGGAGAGGACGATCAAGGAGGTGCTGCCCGCGGTGCACCGCAACAAGGAGGGCCTCGAGGAGGTGGTCTCCCGCATGAAGGAGGCGCtggagaagaaaaagaaggagaTCACCGAGTTCGAGCTCAAGTACAAGATCAGGATCCCGAAGGGCGACGGCAATGCTGAGGAAGatgtcaccatgaaggaagcctcTGCACAGGGTGTTCTTGTTGGCCCCGCAGGTGGCCAGTAG
- the LOC124662954 gene encoding WAT1-related protein At5g64700-like encodes MDARKKPYAVAVIIQLIYTGMFVVSKAAFNQGMNTYVFIFYRQAAGSILLLPLALLHQRKNAQSALSFALLLKLFFCALIGLNLYHVSLKFTSATVAAATDNSLPAVTFFLALVLRMEVVHLKSPSGIAKLTGVAFCIAGVLTIAIYAGPLLNPLSHSHRQLAPGAPSRAQGAAWIKWTFLMVVANAAWSLWIVRLQAALLREYPNKLLVTAVQCVFSALQSLVVAVAVAAERDLSSWKLRLDVGLLAVAYSGLMVMGVAYYLQAWCVEMKGPVFLAAWTPMCFVFTTLCSSFFLGETVRLGR; translated from the exons ATGGATGCAAGGAAGAAACCTTACGCTGTAGCCGTCATCATACAGCTCATCTACACTGGCATGTTCGTCGTCTCCAAGGCAGCCTTCAACCAAGGCATGAACACCTACGTCTTCATCTTCTACCGTCAGGCAGCTGGCTCTATCCTCCTGCTGCCTCTCGCCCTTCTTCACCAAAG GAAAAACGCCCAATCAGCACTGTCATTCGCGTTGCTGTTGAAGCTCTTCTTCTGTGCATTAATCGG CTTAAATCTGTACCATGTGAGCCTCAAGTTCACCTCCGCAACTGTGGCGGCTGCAACGGACAACTCCTTGCCTGCGGTTACCTTCTTCCTCGCGCTGGTGCTAAG GATGGAAGTTGTGCATCTGAAGAGTCCCTCAGGCATTGCGAAGCTCACCGGCGTAGCGTTCTGTATCGCCGGAGTACTTACCATCGCCATTTACGCCGGGCCGTTGCTGAACCCTTTGAGCCACAGCCATCGCCAGCTCGCTCCTGGGGCTCCATCGAGGGCCCAGGGAGCGGCCTGGATCAAATGGACGTTTCTGATGGTCGTGGCAAACGCGGCGTGGTCCCTGTGGATCGTCCGCCTGCAGGCGGCGTTGCTGAGGGAGTACCCCAACAAGTTGCTCGTCACGGCGGTGCAGTGTGTGTTCAGCGCGCTCCAGTcgttggtggtggcggtggcggtggcggcggagaggGACCTCTCCAGCTGGAAACTACGGCTCGACGTCGGCTTGCTCGCAGTTGCTTACTCC GGCTTGATGGTGATGGGGGTAGCCTACTACCTCCAAGCTTGGTGCGTGGAGATGAAAGGGCCCGTCTTCCTCGCCGCGTGGACACCGATGTGCTTCGTCTTCACCACCTTGTGCTCTTCCTTCTTCCTCGGAGAGACTGTTCGCCTCGGCAGGTAG